The sequence TCAAGCACTTCTTTGACAACCTGGTAGGACAACCGGGCGGCACCACCAACAGTGTCGCCGAAGAGGGCCAGGCTGTGTCGGCGGCGAATACCGCCATACCCTTCCATTTCCCCACAACGACCCTTGCCTACTTCCAGTTCGTGTTCGCCGCGATCACGCCGCTGCTGTTCATGGGCAGCGTGGTCGGCCGGATCAAGTTCAGTGCCTGGTGCCTCCTGGTGCCGCTGTGGTCGACTTTCGTCTACGGAATCGACGCCTTCCTGCTGTGGGGCGGCGGCTACTTCTCCCAGGAGGGGTCACTCGACTTCTCCGGTGGTTTCGTCATCCACATGTCCGCCGGCGTTTCCGGCTTCGTTGCGGCGTGGGTCCTTGGGCCCCGGCTCCTGCGAGACCGCCAGCACGCGATCCCGAACAACCTGGTTATGGCCGCGGTAGGCGCGGGCATCCTGTGGCTCGGCTGGAACGGCTTCAACGGCGGTGACCCGTACTACGCCGGGGCCGACGCCGCGGCCGCTGTGGTCAACACCAACCTGGCCACTGCGACCGGGGTACTGGTCTGGCTCGGGATGGACGCCTGGCTGACCAAGGCGAGGAAACCAACCTTCTTGGGCGCAGTGAACGGGATGATCTGTGGGCTGGTCGGGATCACACCGTGCGCCGGTTGGGTCAACGGTCGCGGCGCCATCGCCGTGGGTGTCATCTGCACGGTAATCGTCTGGGTCGCGTGGAACTACCTGTCCAAGGTGCGGCCGTTCTCGAGGGTGGACGATGCCCTCGGGGTCGTCTACACACACGGGATCGCGGGCCTGGCCGGGGGACTTCTCCTCGGGATATTTGGCGACCCGAACATGCTCGAATACGGTTGCGGCAGCCTCGACACCACCGGCCAGGTGGTCAACACCACGCAGTCGGCGTTCGCCACGTCGCACGGGGGCTGCACCCCCTTCTCCGTCAGCGGGCTGATGTACACCGGCTCGGCCCACCAGCTTTGGGAACAGTTCCGTGCCGCTCTGTTCGTGATCTTCTGGTCTGCCCTCGTGACCTTCATCCTCATGAAGCTCATTGGGCTCGTTCTCCGGGGTACGCGCTACCGTGACGAGATCCTCGAAATCGGCGACCTGGCTATCCATGACGAAGAGGCATTCCCCGAGGAGACGCTGGCCGTCCGTTCCGGCGTGATAGCTACGGCCGGCTCCGGGTCGACGCGGGCCGCGTCAGACCCGTCGCCGCCACCCGGCGACCGAAGGGAGATGCTGTGAGACTCGTCACCGCGATCATCAAGCCGCACAAGCTCGACGAAGTGAAGAACGCACTCCAGGCCCATGGCGTTCATGGCCTCACCGTTTCGGAGGTGCAGGGCTACGGGCGCCAACGGGGCCACACCGAGGTCTACCGCGGAGCTGAGTACCAGGTCGATTTCGTCCCGAAGATCAGGATCGATGTGGTCGTTTCGGACGAGGACGTGGCTGGCCTACTCGGGGTGATTGCCGAGGCGGCCAGCACCGGTGCGATCGGTGACGGGAAGATCTGGGTTACACCCGTCGACGAGGTGGTGCGGGTGCGCACCAGCGAGCGGGGCGCGGATGCTCTGTGAGCTCACGCGCGCGTGAGCGCGGACACCGAGGCGATGCCGGGCGGCCCATCACCTGGGTCTGCGCTAAGGAAACGGCTGGCCAGCGTTGGGGTGACCGCCTCGCCGGTGCTGTCGTGGCGCAGCCTCGACGTTGACCTAGTCGGCTACGAGGTTCGCCTGGAGGGGCGACCGATCCAGTTGTCGGCATTGCAGATCGAACTGCTTGCGGTTTTCCTCGCCGCACCGGAGCGCGTTTGGCACCGGGATGAGTTGGCCT is a genomic window of Mycobacteriales bacterium containing:
- a CDS encoding P-II family nitrogen regulator, which produces MRLVTAIIKPHKLDEVKNALQAHGVHGLTVSEVQGYGRQRGHTEVYRGAEYQVDFVPKIRIDVVVSDEDVAGLLGVIAEAASTGAIGDGKIWVTPVDEVVRVRTSERGADAL
- a CDS encoding winged helix-turn-helix domain-containing protein; protein product: MSADTEAMPGGPSPGSALRKRLASVGVTASPVLSWRSLDVDLVGYEVRLEGRPIQLSALQIELLAVFLAAPERVWHRDELAWLVGTRVARTRNIDVHLSRIRGRAGRDLFLAVPRRGWRLR
- a CDS encoding ammonium transporter, with translation MQHLLAGAVPVPYPSWLNSGDNTWQLVAATFVGLMSLPALAVLYASIVQKKWAVNVLAMMFAGFSLVLIAWVLWSYKMGFGATSIGGGVKNGVQTQLSGVGWVKHFFDNLVGQPGGTTNSVAEEGQAVSAANTAIPFHFPTTTLAYFQFVFAAITPLLFMGSVVGRIKFSAWCLLVPLWSTFVYGIDAFLLWGGGYFSQEGSLDFSGGFVIHMSAGVSGFVAAWVLGPRLLRDRQHAIPNNLVMAAVGAGILWLGWNGFNGGDPYYAGADAAAAVVNTNLATATGVLVWLGMDAWLTKARKPTFLGAVNGMICGLVGITPCAGWVNGRGAIAVGVICTVIVWVAWNYLSKVRPFSRVDDALGVVYTHGIAGLAGGLLLGIFGDPNMLEYGCGSLDTTGQVVNTTQSAFATSHGGCTPFSVSGLMYTGSAHQLWEQFRAALFVIFWSALVTFILMKLIGLVLRGTRYRDEILEIGDLAIHDEEAFPEETLAVRSGVIATAGSGSTRAASDPSPPPGDRREML